In the genome of Tautonia rosea, the window GCGATGCAACCCGTCGAGACGACTCAATCTCCCGAATGGGTTGCCAGCGCACCGAAGGGCGAGACGTGGTTCATCCCAGCCACGATGGCAGCACTGCTGTTCACTCCCCCCGATCGGCGCGAAACGAAGCCAATTGGCGGATCGCTCGCGCGGAACGAAGCCAAATGGTCGTCGTAAGTCGTTGGGAGGAAACAAACTCGTGGTCCAGGGCGGAGCGCTCCCGGCGGTGCGTCCGCCACCGGATCTGGAGCGCTCCGCGGACAACGACCTCAGAAGGTCGGGATGACGACCTTCTCCCCCTTCTTCAGGGCCGACTCATGGGCGCAGAGGCCGACCATGGTCCAGTTGGCCGAGGTCTCGGCGTCGGGCAGGGCGGGGCGCTCGCCGCGGATGGCCATGAGGAAGGCGTGGGTCAGGTGGGGGTGGCTGCCGCCGTGGCCGGCACCCTGGGTGAAGGAGAGGTGCTCCTCGCCTTCGCCGCCGTAGACGCCTCGGGTGGTGAAGGCCTGGATCGGCTCGGGCAGCAGGTGGGCGTAGTCGGGGACCTTCACCCGCTTCGGGATCTCGGGCTCGGGGACCGGGTTCGCCTCGGTGCTCTTGGTGTGGATGATCGGCTCCTCGTTCTCAATTTGCTGCCACTCGAACGACTTCTTCGAGCCGTAGGCGTCGAAGCTCTCGCGGTACTGGCGGGCGGTGTCGAACAGGGATCGCGTCACCTCGGCGCAGACATCCGAGTCCTTGATCGAGAAGGTGGCCGTTTCGATCGCAAACGGGCTGTTGTACTTGGCAATCAGGTCCTCTCGGATGCGGCCCGATCCGTAACAGGTGACGGCCTCGGCATGCTTGCCCAGGATCGCCAGGCAGGGGCTGACGCAGTGCGTGGCGTACCACATCGGCGGCAATCCCGGCCAGTATTCGGGCCAGCCGTCCATGTCCTGCTGGTGGCTGCCGCGGAGGAATTGCAAGCGGCCCAGCTCTCCCTTGTCGTAAAGCTCTTTGACAAACAGGTATTCGCGGCTGTAAACGACCGTCTCCATCATCATGTAGACGGTGCCGGCCTCGCGCTGGGCCTCGACGATCGCGCGGCACTCGTCGATGGTCGTGGCCATCGGCACGGTGCAGGCGACGTGCTTGCCGGCCTTCAGGGCGGCGATCGTCTGCGAGGCGTGGTCGGGGATCGGCGAGTTGATGTGGACGGCGTCGATCTCCGGATCGGCCAGCAGTTCGTCGTAGCTCGTGTACCGCTTGGCGATCTTGAACTTCTCGCCGATCTCGTCGAGCCCCGCCTGGTTGCGTCGGCAGATGGCGTGCATGTCGGCGTCGGGGTGGCGCTGGTAGATCGGGATGAACTCGGCCCCGAAGCCGAGGCCGATGATGGCGACCCGGATCGGTCGGTCGGTGATCGTCTTGGTGGCGGCCATGATTGGGAGCACTCCCAGGGCGTCGAGATCGAAAGGGTGACCGTCGATTGCCTCGCGTGACGGTCCTTTGGTGTGCGAAGATAGAGTGCCGGCGAATGACTCGCAAGAGGCCACGGGCCGACCGATCGACTCGTTCCCATCCGGGGGGAAGCACCATGAGCCACCGACTCCGACCGATCGTCCTGCTCGCCGTCCCCCTCTCGCTGATCGCCCCGCCCGAGGCCCCCGGTCAATCGCTGGAACGGGTCCGCGTGGCCGACGACACTCAATCGTTCGTCCTCGAACCCTCGGGAAAATCCTTCCGCCCCGTCGGCTTCAACTACGACCACGATGGCCCCGGCCGACTCATCGAGGACTACTGGCATGACGAGTGGCCGATGGTCGAGGCCGACGTCCGGGAGATGAAGGGCCTGGGCGCCAACGTCGTCCGCGTCCATCTCCAGTTCGGCCGCTTCATGAACGCCCCCGACGAGCCGAATCCGGCCCAGCTCGACCGCCTCGGCGACCTGCTCGACCTGGCCGAGCGGGTCGGCCTGTACCTCGACCTCACCGGCCTCGGCTGCTACCACAAGCAGGACGTACCCGCTTGGTACGACACGCTCTCTGAGGCCGACCGCTGGGCCGCTCAGGCCGCCTTCTGGAAGGCCGTCGCCGGTCGCTGTGCGGGCCGATCGGTCGTCTTCTGCTACGACCTGATGAACGAGCCCGTCGTCCCCGGCCGCGAGCGGGATCCCGGCGACTGGCTCGGCCCCGGCTTCGGCGACAAGCACTTCGTGCAGTTCATCACCCTCGACCCCACCGATCGCCCCCGCCCGGAAGTCGCCCGGAGCTGGATTCAGACCCTCACCGAGGCCATCCGAACCGTCGATGCCCACACGATGATCACCGTCGGCCTCGTCCCCTGGAGCCTCGACCGGCCGGGCCTGTCCTCCGGCTTCGTCCCCGAGGCGATCGTGGAGGACCTCGACTTCATCGCCGTCCACCTCTACCCGGAGTCGGGCAAGGTGGACGAGGCCATCGAGACCTTGCGGGGCTTCCAGGTCGGCAAGCCCATCGTCATCGAGGAGACCTTCCCCCTCAAGGCCGGTCCCGAGGACTTCGAGCGCTTTCTCCAGGACGCCGAGCCGATCGCCTCCGGCTTCATCGGCTTCTACTGGGGCACGACCCCGGAAGAACTCCGCCCGCCGAAGACCATCGGCGAGGCCCTCTTGCTGAGCTGGCTCGACCTCTTTCAGGAACACCTCGCCCCCCTGGCTGAGGGCTCCAATCCAAATCCTTGATCAACCCTCACGGATTTGACACTCGCGAGTGTCACGACGTGTTGTTCTCCGGCCAAATCGACACGTTGATTATAGCTTGACACACTTCTGACGGTCTTGTATTCTACATTGCTACATTGCTACATTGCTACATTGCTACATTGCTACATTGCTACATTGCTGCTCCACCGTCCTTCCCTTAAGCCTTTTCTCACGATGGAGACTCATCGAGATGAAAATTCGCAGGCAGGTCGAGCAGGTCTCGTGGATTGCCGCGGTCGTGTTCATGGTCGCCGCGATCACGGTCGTGGTTTCCCGTCCACTTTGGGCTGACGATAGGCCAACCGGTCCGACTGGGAGGGTTGTGGAGTGCGACGATCCATGTGGGAGTAATCGGTGCGGCCTTGATGGCTTTTTTTACTGCATCAACGACGACGAAGTTCCAAACGGCGATTGTTCCTGTGTCGACGATTCGTGCCTCAATCACAGGTGTGGGATTCTTAATCCTGGAAATTTGTGCAATTGTGTGATAGATCAGCCTGGCCCTTGAGATGTGTTTTCTGATCGAATCATGGGGTTCCTTGAGGAGAACTGAGCCGTGAATTTTCTGTCAGGTCGTTTCCTGGGTCGGGCCGTGAGGCCGTCGTCGCTGAGCTTTCCTGGGCTCGCGGCGCAGTGCGTGTTAGCTCTCGCTGCGTTCGTTGCGTTGGGAGCAACGTCCCGGGCCGCCCAGGATGACGACCTGCTCCGCGTCTTTCGCGAGGAATACCCCGAGCATTTCAATCACCTCGTCGAGTTCTATTCCAACCTGAAGATGGAAGGTCGCGAGGAGACCGAGGTTCTCGATCCCGACGCGGCCGCCAGGATGAAGGGGCTGGAGAACCAGAGCACGACCTGGGAGTTCGGGGGCAACGGCGATGCGATCCGAGCGATCGTGACGCCGGACGACGGCCCTGCTCGCGTGCTGGTCTCCGGTCCGGAACTTGCGTTCTCCCTGGAGAAACCTGTTGGATCGAAGGCGTATACGGTCACTCGCTTGTGGTCGGAAGGAGACGACGGGGATTCGTCCGGGCGTGTGCGGAGGAGCGTCCTCGCCTCGATGGCGCCGTTCGGTTTCCTTAACGAAACGATCCTTGAGTTCATTTCCAGGCCCGAATGCAGGTTGATCGCCGCGCGAGCGGTCGATGATCCGGACGGCGAGAGGACCCTGGTCGAGATCGACTGGGAGGTCGCGGCGTCGGAACGCTCGCCGAAGTTTAGCGGTTCCTTCCGATTCGACGCGGCCGCGTCCTGGGTCCTCCGCAGTTACGAGACCCTTCACGAGGGGCTCCGCGTCAGGGACTCGGCCACCGGTGAGTTCAAGCCGGGGAACGGCAAGACCTACGGCCTTATATCGTACGACACCTCTTCGGGTGGGATTCCCAGGCTCCGAGAGGTCCGCACCTGGAGGAGTGGCCCCGCCGGCCGCTCCCCCTTTGACGTCGTCAACACGGTCACCCGTTTCGATGAAGGGCCGATGCCGTCGGACGCCTTCACCCTTGAGGCGTTTGGGCTTGGGACGGCCCCGGCCCCCGAACCCTGGCCAATCGCGATCGTTCTGTTCGCGCTGACGTTCGGATGCGTCGCCCTGGCCCTGGTCCTCCGCACGTTCCGGAGGCGGTCGCGTGCCCCGGAGGCGACGAGATGACTCGTCAATGCTCGTCCTTCTCATCCCGATCCAAGGTTTTTCCAAAGGATGCCGTCATGGATCATGATCGGGGGTCTCGTTCTACGTCTCGCGCTGGCTTCACGTTGATCGAGTTGCTGGTGGTGATTGCGGTCATTTCCCTGCTGATTGCCCTGCTCTTGCCCGCCGTGCAGTCGGCCCGTGAGGCGGCGCGCCGGCTGTCGTGCATGAACAACCTGAAGCAGATCGGGCTGGCCTTGCACCAGTACCACGACCGGGCCGGTTGCCTCCCCCTGGGCAGGCACCTCGCGTACGACCCCCGCTATGCCGGGGGCGGCCCGTCGTGCAGGTATCAGTACGTTGACAAGAGTTTCCTGATGAATCTGCTCCCCGACCTGGAGCAGTCCGCCACCTACAACGCCATCAATCACGATCTCCTGATGTTCGGCTGGGAGAACCGCTCGGTCCTGTCCGTCATGGTCAACGTCTTCGCCTGCCCGAGCGACCCCGGGGCCCGCGTCCGCGAAGCCGACACGACCCGCATGGTCCCGAGGAGCCTCGTGGTCCCCGGGGAGCCGTTCCTAATGTCCTTCACGAGTTATTCCGGCTGCTTCGGCTCGTTCGACGTCTTCGGCCTCCCGCGGCCGGAGTCCGATTGCCTGCCGCATCCCGAATCGTATGCCCAGGCCAACGGGAGCATCGGGGACGTCTCGCCCGTCACGCTGGCCTCGATCACCGATGGGCTCAGCCATACGATCTTCGCGTCGGAGAAGGCCACGGGGCGATTCGAGCAGCTCGACCGGGTTGCCTCGGAACCGATTTCCACGGCCTGGGGCTGGGCACCTTGCGGGAATCTCGGCGACACCCTGTTCACGACCTTCTATCCCCCGAACATGATCAACCGGGTGGCGGCCGTGGCCGGGTTGGCGCACACCAAGGCCGCGTCGAGTTGGCATCCCGGTGGGCTAAACGTCCTGATGGGAGACGGTTCGACCCGATTCGTGAAGGACTCGATCCAGTCGTGGCCCTTCGATCGCATTACGGGACGTCCGTCGGGTGCGATCCGCCTTGAGGGAGGTTCGTGGGACAGGCTCCCTCCTCCTGGGGTCTGGCAGGCCCTCGGGACGCGACGAGGTGGCGAGGTCGTCACCGCCGACGCACTTTGAAACGGTCGTAACCCAGAGGAGCGGGCGACAGGCGATTGAATGCTGACGAAGCGGGGCGCGGATCGACCCCCGACCATGATTGCACGAGGCTCGACGACGGGACTACAACATCAGGGAGAATCCCCTCCCGAGAATCGAGCCCGACTCATGAGCCAAGCGACCCCCGCCGCCGACCCGACCCCCGCCACCGCCGGCCCCCCGGTCAGCGAGTTGCCGTATGACGCCATCCTGCTGGTCAGCTTCGGCGGGCCAGAAGGGCCGGACGATGTGATCCCGTTCCTGGAGAACGTGCTCCGGGGCAAGCCGGTCCCTCGGGAGCGGATGCTCGAAGTGGCCGAACATTACCAGCACTTCGGCGGGGTCAGCCCGATCAATGAGCAGTGTCGGGAACTGATCACCGCGCTCCGGCCCGCGTTGAAGGAGATCGGCGTCGAGCTGCCCATCTACTGGGGCAACCGCAACTGGCACCCGATGCTCGACGATACGATGCGGCAGATGGCCGACGACGGCATCAAACGGGCCCTGGCCGTCGTCACCTCGGCCTTCAGCTCGTATTCGGGATGCAGGCAATATCGGGAGAATCTGCAGAACTCGAGACGCACGGTTGGGGAAGATCAGACGCCGATCATCCAGAAGATGCGGGTCTGGTACAACCATCCGGCCTGGATCGAGGTCAATGCCGATCGGGTCCGCGAGGCCCTGGGGCAGATTCCCGAAGGCCGCCGCGATTCCGCCCGCGTGGCCTTCACCGCACACAGCATCCCGGAGTCGATGTCGAGAAACTGCAATTATGTCACCCAGTTAATGGAATCGTGCCGCCTGGTGGCCGAGGCGGTCGGCCTGCCCGAGGATCGCTGGTCGCTCGTCTATCAGAGCCGTAGCGGTCGGCCGGAAGACCCCTGGCTGGAGCCGGACATCGTCGACCACCTGAAGGCCCTCCACGAGCAAGGGGTTTCTGATGCGGTAGTCCACCCGATCGGCTTTATCTCCGACCACCTGGAGGTGCTGTTCGATCTGGACGAGGAGGCGAAGCTCGCGTGTCAGGAGATGGGCCTGAACATGATTCGATCGGCCACGGCGGGGACCGACCCCCGCTTCGTCGCCATGCTGGCCGAACTGATCAAGGAGCGCATCACCGAAGACCCCGATCGCCGGGCGATTGGCCGCTTCGGACCCAGCCACGACGTCTGCCCGATCAATTGCTGTGCCCCCCCGGTTCGCCCCGGTCGACCCGCAGGAGCAGGGGGGCCTCCGACGCGTTGATGAGGCGGAAGCACATCGAGCGTTGATCGAGGGAAACCCGGTGGGGTTGTTCGGTACGGGTTGATCTGTCAAAATGCCCGCAGTTTCCACGACAGGTCAATCAACCCCGTCCCCAACGACCCCTCGGAGGGCCCGCCCGGATGAGGATCCTCGTGACCGGCGGTGCCGGATTCATCGGCTCGGCCCTGCTTCGCCAAGTGATCGCCGAGACGACCGACGAGGTGGTCAACGTCGATAAGCTGACCTACGCCGGCAATCTCGACTCGCTCGGCAAGGCTCTGGACGACCCCCGACACCACTTCGAGCGCGTGGACATCTGCGACGCGA includes:
- a CDS encoding Gfo/Idh/MocA family protein; this translates as MAATKTITDRPIRVAIIGLGFGAEFIPIYQRHPDADMHAICRRNQAGLDEIGEKFKIAKRYTSYDELLADPEIDAVHINSPIPDHASQTIAALKAGKHVACTVPMATTIDECRAIVEAQREAGTVYMMMETVVYSREYLFVKELYDKGELGRLQFLRGSHQQDMDGWPEYWPGLPPMWYATHCVSPCLAILGKHAEAVTCYGSGRIREDLIAKYNSPFAIETATFSIKDSDVCAEVTRSLFDTARQYRESFDAYGSKKSFEWQQIENEEPIIHTKSTEANPVPEPEIPKRVKVPDYAHLLPEPIQAFTTRGVYGGEGEEHLSFTQGAGHGGSHPHLTHAFLMAIRGERPALPDAETSANWTMVGLCAHESALKKGEKVVIPTF
- a CDS encoding cellulase family glycosylhydrolase, whose translation is MSHRLRPIVLLAVPLSLIAPPEAPGQSLERVRVADDTQSFVLEPSGKSFRPVGFNYDHDGPGRLIEDYWHDEWPMVEADVREMKGLGANVVRVHLQFGRFMNAPDEPNPAQLDRLGDLLDLAERVGLYLDLTGLGCYHKQDVPAWYDTLSEADRWAAQAAFWKAVAGRCAGRSVVFCYDLMNEPVVPGRERDPGDWLGPGFGDKHFVQFITLDPTDRPRPEVARSWIQTLTEAIRTVDAHTMITVGLVPWSLDRPGLSSGFVPEAIVEDLDFIAVHLYPESGKVDEAIETLRGFQVGKPIVIEETFPLKAGPEDFERFLQDAEPIASGFIGFYWGTTPEELRPPKTIGEALLLSWLDLFQEHLAPLAEGSNPNP
- a CDS encoding DUF1559 family PulG-like putative transporter gives rise to the protein MDHDRGSRSTSRAGFTLIELLVVIAVISLLIALLLPAVQSAREAARRLSCMNNLKQIGLALHQYHDRAGCLPLGRHLAYDPRYAGGGPSCRYQYVDKSFLMNLLPDLEQSATYNAINHDLLMFGWENRSVLSVMVNVFACPSDPGARVREADTTRMVPRSLVVPGEPFLMSFTSYSGCFGSFDVFGLPRPESDCLPHPESYAQANGSIGDVSPVTLASITDGLSHTIFASEKATGRFEQLDRVASEPISTAWGWAPCGNLGDTLFTTFYPPNMINRVAAVAGLAHTKAASSWHPGGLNVLMGDGSTRFVKDSIQSWPFDRITGRPSGAIRLEGGSWDRLPPPGVWQALGTRRGGEVVTADAL
- a CDS encoding ferrochelatase produces the protein MSQATPAADPTPATAGPPVSELPYDAILLVSFGGPEGPDDVIPFLENVLRGKPVPRERMLEVAEHYQHFGGVSPINEQCRELITALRPALKEIGVELPIYWGNRNWHPMLDDTMRQMADDGIKRALAVVTSAFSSYSGCRQYRENLQNSRRTVGEDQTPIIQKMRVWYNHPAWIEVNADRVREALGQIPEGRRDSARVAFTAHSIPESMSRNCNYVTQLMESCRLVAEAVGLPEDRWSLVYQSRSGRPEDPWLEPDIVDHLKALHEQGVSDAVVHPIGFISDHLEVLFDLDEEAKLACQEMGLNMIRSATAGTDPRFVAMLAELIKERITEDPDRRAIGRFGPSHDVCPINCCAPPVRPGRPAGAGGPPTR